The DNA region CGAAGCCGTCGATGGTCTCCACCGGGTTGATGCGCGCCAGCTCCGGCGTCTCCACCAGCATGGCGTAGACGGTGGAGGCGCGGGGGATGATGGCGCCGCCCGGCTTCACCAGATGGGTGCGGGCATGCTGGAGAACCGACAGCATGCGCGGGGCCAGCATGCCGATGTTGATCAGTTCCGAGACAAAGACGTCGGCCTTCTCCGGCAGGTCGCCGCCCTCCCCCACCGTCAGCTGGGTGGACAGGCGCGGCACCACATCGATGCGGGCCGCATAGCCGTTGCGCGCCACCGTCTCCTTGGCGACGCGGGCGAGGATCGGGTTGACCTCGCAGGTCACCACCTTCCGCGCCCCGGCCCTGGCCGCCATCATGGCGACGATGCCGGAGCCGGTGCCGATCTCCAGCACCAGCGACTCCGGCTTCACCGCCCGTTCCAGCGACCGCTTGTAGGCCTCGTTCCGCTCGAAATCGTTGATCATCGGCAGGTGCCAGCCCGGCACCGCGCTGGAATGGATCAGCCGGCGGGTGAACTTCACCATCGGGTGGTCGGGCGCCTGCTCGCGCGCCGATTCGATCACCTCGATGGCCTCGCCGGCGCGGTCCAGGCTCTGCAACACATGGGCGAGCCCGACCTGGGCCGGGACGAAGCGCGGGGCGGCGGCCAGCACGACGCGGAACTCGGCCTCCGCCTCCTCCAGCCGGCCGCCGGTGGAGAGAAGCTCGGCCAGGCTGTAATGGACATCGAGATAGTCGGGAGCCTGGTCCAGCGCGATGCGGAAATGCCGTTCCGCCTCCTCCAGCTCACCCAGCTCGCGCAGGGTGGCGGCGAGGAAATGGTGCATCTCCGGCGCTTGCGCCCGCAGATCCAGCGCGGCGCGGAAACAGTCCGCCGCCTCGTCCAGCCGGCTCTGCGCCTTCAGCGCGTTGCCGAGATTGCCGTGCAGTTCCGGCAGCCGCGGGTTGATGGCGAGGCCGGCGCGGAACGCCTCCTCCGCCTCCGCCGCGCGGCCGCGCTGGAAAAGCAGGCTGCCGCGGCTGTTGTGGAAGGAAGGGTCGTCGCCATCCTCGGCGATGGCCTGGGCGAACAGGTCGAGCGCGTTGTCGGGATGGTCGGTGTGGGCGGCGACGAGCCCCAGCAGATGCAGGGCTCCGGCATTGTGCGGGTCGGCCGCCAGCAGGTCCCGGCAAATCCGCTCCGCCCCCGACAGGTCGTTGCTGCGGAAACGCTTGGCCGCGTCGAGCAGGGTCGGGGCGGGGGTCTCGGTCATCGCGGCGGCTCCAGGATGGGCGGGAACACGAAAGCAGTGCCGCACCATACCGGGAATCACCGCCCCGCTACAGCCTTTCGATGCGGCTGGAATTGCTCTCGCCGATAACCACACCCTCCCGTCCCGAAGGAGCGAGTCGTTGCGCCGGGGCGATTATCAAGGCATCCATACCCGCAAAAGATGAAGAGGGGAGTTGCGGGCATGACGGGCGGAAGAGGGAAGGGCGGGGTCGCCGGGGTTCTGGCGGCGACGCTGCTGCTGGCCGGCTGCGCCACGGCGGAGATGGGGAGCGGCGGCGGACAGGCCGGCGGCGATGCCGCCGGATCGGCGGCGGCGCGGCGGTTCGAGGCGGTGCGGAACAACCCGCCGGAACTGCGCGCCTTCCTCTACCGCATGCCCAAGGGCGCCGACCTGCACAGCCACCTGACCGGTGCGGTCTATGCCGAGACCTACATGCGGATGGCGGCCGACGCCGGGCTG from Azospirillum sp. B510 includes:
- a CDS encoding tetratricopeptide repeat protein, producing MTETPAPTLLDAAKRFRSNDLSGAERICRDLLAADPHNAGALHLLGLVAAHTDHPDNALDLFAQAIAEDGDDPSFHNSRGSLLFQRGRAAEAEEAFRAGLAINPRLPELHGNLGNALKAQSRLDEAADCFRAALDLRAQAPEMHHFLAATLRELGELEEAERHFRIALDQAPDYLDVHYSLAELLSTGGRLEEAEAEFRVVLAAAPRFVPAQVGLAHVLQSLDRAGEAIEVIESAREQAPDHPMVKFTRRLIHSSAVPGWHLPMINDFERNEAYKRSLERAVKPESLVLEIGTGSGIVAMMAARAGARKVVTCEVNPILARVAKETVARNGYAARIDVVPRLSTQLTVGEGGDLPEKADVFVSELINIGMLAPRMLSVLQHARTHLVKPGGAIIPRASTVYAMLVETPELARINPVETIDGFDMGSFDVFRSPGYQQIDLGADAHTPLSKPFTALDFDFTRNMPEEGERVIDITIVTAGTCHGVAFWFDLFMDDEVVYRSESRARTNHWKQAMTFLEKPILLSAGDRLRIVARYDNNQISFGVDAPTGAK